The DNA sequence ACCGTAAACATAGTAAAATACCTCATCATCCGTAAGCTGTAGTTTCTTTTTAAAGGAATCACTTATGTTACTTGCATCCACAAAAAGGACATCTTTTGAACCATTATCCCATCGGTAGAATCCCTGTCCTGTATCCAATAAATGCAGGTTAGGAATTTTATCAGTAATCAAACAAGAAAAATCCCGGCTTGTACCAGCGCCAGTAACATAAATAACTTTATTCTCCGAACCAAACAGGGAATGATATCTTCCTGGCATTTCAACTACATTCTTATCATAGTAAAGCCACTTCAATACATAGGGTCTATACATACTTTGAATGACGTTTTCCCTAAGGCTTATTCGTTCTGACTTAGCTAATTTTTGTTTCAGACCTCGCGTCCACTTTATTAAATCAGAAGAATTATCAGCTTGATTAACTTTCTCCTTTTCGTCCCTGATGCTACTCAAACGTACAACCTCTGAATTATAGTTTTCAACCATACGTTGAGTATTTTTAATAACGCTATTCCGATTATATCCATATACCCACGTATCACGATTGGTACTCACACCAATTGCTTTATCCTTAAATACTCCGCCATCCATGGCAAAATATTCATCATATTTTGAATCTCGTTGATTTATCCAGTCATTTTTGTCATCCGGATGAATTTTTGTCCAATCTATTCCACTTACTGATTTAAAATCTGATATGATTGACAATTTTTCTTCACGAGATAAATAGTCGCCAATGTCATGATAATAGACTTCATGGTTGTCTGTGCCATCTTTCACTAGAAGTGTTATGGCAATTGAAGCCCTACTTCCTGAACCGAAAATCTTTCCGCCCTCTTGACGAGATTTTTCTCCTAAAGTACGTTGATCTCCACGAAGATTAAATACGTAGATATAATTGAACTCATCATGCCAACATTTACGCAGACCATCGGTACTGTTGCTATCAATAAACGAACCATTGGAAACAAATCCGATAAGTCCTTTTTGTCCAATACGATCACTCGACCAACGAAAAGCCTTGATATAAGAATCATATAGACTTTTTTTTAAGTTAGCATTTGAATATTTCGCGTAACTTGAGTCAATACTTTTATCAAGCATGGGATATGATTGATTTTGATTGTTATCATTCGCGTTGATTTGCCCTATCGAATATGGTGGATTCCCAATTATCGCAAAAATCGACTCTTTACGCTGTTTCTCAAGACGTTCATTATTTTCTCCAAACAGCTCGTCCTCAAATGAATCCTCATTCTCGGTACTTTCAAACGTATCAGTCAAAACGATCCCCTCAAATGGCTCGTACTCTCCCTCCATTATGGAGTGAAACGTTTCTTCAATATTAATGGCTGCAATATAGTAGCTTAACAAAACAATCTCATTAGCATGAAGTTCCTGGGTATATTTTCGCAATAAATCCTCTTTTGAAATTAAACCACTTTGCAATAATCGTACAATAAACGTACCAGTACCAGTAAATGGATCCAGGATATGAACACCTTCATCACTGATCGACTTACCGAAGTGTTTCTTCAATACATCTTCAACGGAATGAATAATGAAGTCCACCACTTCAACAGGCGTAAACACAATTCCCAGACGTTCAGTCGTTTCCTTGAATCCAACCTTGAAGAACTTGTCATATAGTTGAATGATGATGTCCTGTTTTGCCTTAAGATTATCAATTCCCTCAGCACGAACGCGCACACTGTCATAGAAGTCTTTTAAGCGTTCCTGCTCCTTCAAAAGCCCCTGTTCATCCATGACTTTTAACATGGAATCCATCGCTCGTGAAACTGGGTTATCGTTTGCAAAACTGTAGGAATCAAATAATGCTTCAAATATTGGTTTCGTAATGAGATGTTGCGCCAACATTTCAATTGCTTGTTGATCCGAGATAGCCCCATTGATGTTGTGACGTAAACCCGAAACAAACTTTTGGAATGCTTTGAAGGTCTCGCTATTCGTATCCTCCAACATTACACGAATTCGCATCATGTGCTGTTGTGCAATTTCGGAAACGTCTTTGGACCAATCTTCCCAGTAACGTACATTCCCTACTTTTTTAACTATTTTTCCGTAAATAGCACGCTCGATGGCCGTAAAATCTTCCTCATCAAGATTCAGAATGCCTTGTTCTACTGTAGGTTCGATTATAAATCCACCTTCACTGTCATCTGGTGCAGTACCCACCCCTATAACTTGCAATTGTTCTGGTTTTTTTTTATTTAGTTCCAATTTATTAATTGTAGCATCAAAACGTTCATCTAATGAACGCAAAGCATTCAATACATCCCATACAACTTGATACTTCTCGTTCTTGTCTAAAATGCTATTTTCATCAACACCTGCTGGGATTCCAATTGGTAAAATAACATACCCATACTCCTTACCCTCAGTCTTTCGCATCACGCGGCCAACTGCTTGAGCAATATCAATCCGTGATTTACGAGGTTTCAAGAACATTACCGCATCTAACTCAGGTACATCTACACCCTCCGTTAGGAAGCGTGCATTGGAAAGGATACGACACGTATTAGGTGGAACTTCCCCTTTCAACCAAGATATTTTTTCATTTTTCTGCAAAGCATTCATAGAACCATCTGCATGATCTATCTCTACGCGAACTAGCTCTCTCTGATCCC is a window from the uncultured Trichococcus sp. genome containing:
- a CDS encoding type ISP restriction/modification enzyme, whose product is MEEEASYQVIRHSFDQIVQNLEREKMVQRDRGTLFELLISAYLKNEPMYARLFDEVWLLNEVPGEYKIPKKDTGVDLVARNRETGELVAVQCKYYSKDTTIQKSHIDSFLNEVGKNYYSEGIIVTSTDKWSDNANDALLSRDKNIARIGLSQLRESEIDWSKFSLEKPKKVELKSAKRPRPHQIPAIDAVVTGFEAEDRGKLIMAPGTGKTFTSMAIAEQMAGKKDGPFRVLYLVPSIQLLSQSLRGWTADSEYRDNMDTFAVCSDRKVTKKSKGENEFEDIAAADLGYPATTDYRKLLERQKDIDSAECQSKFLVVFSTYQSIDVIIEAQENGFYEFDLVICDEAHRTTGATEMGKEASAFVKVHSDKNLKAKKRLYQTATPRIYGEDVRKKADEMSVVIADMNDKIIYGEEFYHIGFGDAIRNGILTDYKVMVLAVDEKMIARSFQTMLANKRDSELEFDDVTKIIGCWNGLVKRKSNSNVISANPMKRAIAFAGTIRESKLIKEMFTEVVDMYINELGDQRELVRVEIDHADGSMNALQKNEKISWLKGEVPPNTCRILSNARFLTEGVDVPELDAVMFLKPRKSRIDIAQAVGRVMRKTEGKEYGYVILPIGIPAGVDENSILDKNEKYQVVWDVLNALRSLDERFDATINKLELNKKKPEQLQVIGVGTAPDDSEGGFIIEPTVEQGILNLDEEDFTAIERAIYGKIVKKVGNVRYWEDWSKDVSEIAQQHMMRIRVMLEDTNSETFKAFQKFVSGLRHNINGAISDQQAIEMLAQHLITKPIFEALFDSYSFANDNPVSRAMDSMLKVMDEQGLLKEQERLKDFYDSVRVRAEGIDNLKAKQDIIIQLYDKFFKVGFKETTERLGIVFTPVEVVDFIIHSVEDVLKKHFGKSISDEGVHILDPFTGTGTFIVRLLQSGLISKEDLLRKYTQELHANEIVLLSYYIAAINIEETFHSIMEGEYEPFEGIVLTDTFESTENEDSFEDELFGENNERLEKQRKESIFAIIGNPPYSIGQINANDNNQNQSYPMLDKSIDSSYAKYSNANLKKSLYDSYIKAFRWSSDRIGQKGLIGFVSNGSFIDSNSTDGLRKCWHDEFNYIYVFNLRGDQRTLGEKSRQEGGKIFGSGSRASIAITLLVKDGTDNHEVYYHDIGDYLSREEKLSIISDFKSVSGIDWTKIHPDDKNDWINQRDSKYDEYFAMDGGVFKDKAIGVSTNRDTWVYGYNRNSVIKNTQRMVENYNSEVVRLSSIRDEKEKVNQADNSSDLIKWTRGLKQKLAKSERISLRENVIQSMYRPYVLKWLYYDKNVVEMPGRYHSLFGSENKVIYVTGAGTSRDFSCLITDKIPNLHLLDTGQGFYRWDNGSKDVLFVDASNISDSFKKKLQLTDDEVFYYVYGVLHSNEYRKQYANNLKKSLPRIPVLKNKKQYVEIGRKLANLHLNYEAIEPYPDVVIEEKVNPSYNVKKMKHPKKGMFDKIVFNADVTISNIPEKAYEYVVNGRPAIEWIIDQYQVKMDAKSGIIDDPNLYSDDERYIFDLLLRIINVSVQTVDLVNSLPPLELLDVE